Below is a genomic region from Ancylomarina subtilis.
CCTTATCACTTTCTATAGCTTGACGAGCTGATTCAACAACTTTTTCTGCTTCTTCAGATGCTTTTTTCTTGGCTTCACCTACGATTTGCTCACCCAATTCCTTAGCTTCTTTCAGCATATTCTCTCTTTCACGTCTGGCTTCTTTCAAAATCTTTTGATTATCCGCCTGAAGTTTAGCCATCTCTTCTTTTGCTTTTTCAGCTGAAAGAAGAGCCTCCTTTATAGAGTCATTACGTTCCTCAATTGCATCAACAATTGAAGGCCAGGCATACTTCTTCAATAGAAAAAAAACAGTTGCAAAAGCAATAAACATCCAAATGAAAGTCCCCAATTCGGGAGTTACTAAGCCCATAGTATTCTATATTTATAATTACAATGCGTAATTAATGATTTTTTAACTGAAAGGTTGGTCCCCACAATTTGTCGCCGACAACCTCATTGAACAAATTGTGGGATAATACTATTAAAGTACGATAGCCAACAAACAAATAATGATTGCGAAAAAAGCAGCACCTTCAATAAGGGCAGCAGAAACAATCATGTTTGAACGGATATCTCCAGCAGCCTCTGGTTGACGGGCGATACTCTCAAGAGCAGATCCACCAATCTTACCAATACCGATACCGGCAGCAATAGCAGCTAATCCAGCGCCAATTGCAGCACCAAATTTTGCAAGAGCCACATTTGCAGCAGCCTGAAGAATAATTGATAATGTAATCATGATAATTTAGTTTAAAATTTATAAAACTATAATGTCTCCCGAAGGAGTTTGATTCAATTTAAACAGACTTATAAGTCTCCATTTTTAATGATGTTCCTCTACCGCCATACCAAAATAAAGGGCCGATAGAAGAGTAAACACATAAGCTTGAATTAAAGCAACAAGCAATTCCAGTACATCCATGAAAATAACAAAGAAGACCGAAACAACTGAGGTTCCCATTCCAAGTGCCGGACTCATTTCCCCAAAAATGAAAATCAAAGAAATGAAGGCCAAAACAATCATATGACCTGCAGTAATATTTGCAAAAAGTCGAACCATCAATACGAATGGTTTTGTAAAAACACCCATCAACTCAACCAATGGCATCAAAGGCACAGGAAATTTCAACCACCAAGGTACCCCCGGCGTATTAAAAATGTGCTTCCAATAATTTTTATTTCCATTTACTGTTGTGATAATGAATGTAAACAAGGCCAATACCATCGTAATGGTAATATTACCCGTCACGTTGGCACCTCCTGGCAAGAAAGGCACCAAGCCCATCATGTTGTTCAACCAAATAAAGAAAAAGATGGTCAACAAAAAGGGAACAAATTTCTTGTATTTTTTTTCACCAATAGCTGGCTTAGCAATCTCATCAATAACAAAAACGATGATAGGCTCTAGATATGCCTGAAGACCCTTAGGTGCCTGTCCTTTTCTTCTGTTATAGGTTTTAGCAACTGAAATAAATATTAGAAGTAAGAAAACCATGGAAATCAACATCGCCACAACATTCTTAGTCATCGAAACATCAAAAGGTCGCACTTGATGCCCATTAACCATCTCAACAACCTTTCCTCTGTATTCACCTTCCTTAGCCAGTTCGAATCCCTTGTAAGATGCATGACCATGGTGAAATTTACTTGACATGAAAACATGAAACCCCGAATGCTCAGAATAAACAATTACAGGTAAAGGTGCGGTAAAGTGAAAATCACCATATGAAAAAACATGCCAATCGTAAGAATCAGCAATATGATCCATTATAAAATTACCAGGTTCAAATTTCTCTTTTTTGTGGCTCTCTTGATGAGTCTCATGCTCGTGCTCATCGCTAACTGAAGCAAAAGCCGGAGTTAGACAAGTAAAAAAGAATGCGATAAGTAAAAGTCGATGAATGTGCTTCATTCCATTCGAAAATATCAGATTAATAAAACGGTATTTAACTTGTTCATGAAACAAGATCTAACCGGAAATAACTTAAAATCAATCCAGAACAAAACATGGTAAAAAACACCATGTTTATCCTTGCCATAGGCCCCTTTTTTTTAAGCCCTCCAAATTTAATAAAAAAAAGACATAAGATACCAATTTGTCTTTATTTATCTCACTTTGATTTTAGACTCTTCACTAATGACGTGACTTCGAATACCGTATAAAAAATATAACAGGTGGCAAAATACAAAATAAAACTCAGCGCTTCTGATCTGTTCAATAAGACAAAAACAATTATAATGGTCAGGTTTAAAAATAACTTCACAGCAAACCATGCCATAAAACTTGTATTAAATGCCATCGGGCTTTTCTCTTTCGTCTTTAATAGGGCTGAATGCTGCACCAAATTAAAAATAAAAAAATAGAAAATAATAAAAGGAAAGATCGGATTGAACCAAGGATTCAAAACTTTATAAAACAAGCCCAAGGTCAGAATTAATAGTATTATAGAGAGCAATCCCAGTTGGGAAATATGTTTTTTCATGCAGTTCAAGTTTTTTTTATGTGATCAAAGTATTGATTTGTTCAAAATCTCCATGAAAATACGGAAAGTCTACAGATTTCAGCTATCCTTCTTAAAAAAATCCTTAAGGGCTATATACAAAGAAAGTATCACCCCCAGAAATGCACCCAATACTGTGAATCCTGGAAAATCGTTTTCCAGATATTTATCAGCTTGCATACCTGCGAACAATACTAACAGTATAATGGCAATCATTTGAAATGCCAGACCAGAATATCTGGCAGCTTCTCTTAATTGCCTTTTTTTCTTTTCAGCATCTATCTTATTTGACGGCTTTTTTTTCATCTTTTACAACGGCCTCATTTCCCATTTTACATGTACCTGTAAACTTAGCGCCCGGCTCAACAGAAATTTTAACAGTATTAATGTTACCCAAAATTAAAGCGGATGATTTAAGACTGATAAGCTCACTTACATGAATATTTCCTTCAATACGACCAGAAACGTCAATTGTTTGACAAGTAATATCCCCTTCAACTTTTCCAGTAGGACCAACAACAACCTTACCTTTTACAATGATTTTTCCTTTTACAAAACCATCAATTCGAATATCTCTTGAGGCTTCAATATCTCCATTGATAGAAGTCCCATCGCAAACTAAATTAACTGCTGTAGTTTGTACCTCGTTATTTCTGCTCATTTTATTTTCGCTTTTAAACATTTTAGTGACCTATTTTTCAAACCTTCTTCATAATCCATTAAAACGAATTAAACCTTACGAAGAAGGAGTCTAATCATACAAAAACCGAACGCTTATCCATATCGACTGATCGTTAATCAAAATATCGCATTCTTTTTTCAAGTTTCACAAATATAAAAAAAGCATACAGACCTACATCTTTTTTTAGCCTTTTTTAATTTTCACACTCAACTTTTGATGAAGCAAATTCGAATCCCAATAGCTTTCTCTCAGAATGCAGCCCTTAAGATTAACGTGCTAATTAAAATTTTATTTAAAATATCAGAAAAAAAGATGCCCCAAACCGGAGCATCTTTAACTAGAAACCAAAAATGTTTGTGGAGATAAGCCTAAAGATCTTTAAGCATTGCTGCAATTTCTTTTTCAAAATCTTTGGGTGCAATATTGGGTTCGATACGACGAACCAGCTTACCACTTCTATCAATTATGAATTTTGTAAAATTCCATTTAATCCCATTCCCCTCATAAATTTCCGGAAATTTCTCACTCAAAAAAGATTTGAACTTTTGACCTGATGTTGAATCATCAAACCCCCTAAATGGTTTTTGTGAGGTGAGCATTTTATAAAGTGGATGCGCATTTTCACCCCTCACTTCAATTTTTTCAAACATAGGAAAACTAACCCCATAATTTTTATGGCAGAATTCTGCAATTTCAGTCGAACTACCCGGCTCCTGTCCTAAAAACTGATTACAGGGAAAGCCTAATATTACCAAACCCTGATCTTTATACTTTTCATACATCGCTTCCAAGCCTTCGTACTGAGGTGTTAAACCGCATTTACTGGCCGTGTTCACCACAAGTACCACTTTACCTTTATAAGAACTCATGGGCACTTCTTCCCCCGATAAAGAATTCAACTTAAAATCATAAAATTTAGCCTGTTTTTCCTGAGCCTGTAATGGTATTACAAAAAGACTCATTAGGATTATAGTACAAATAGTTATTGCTTTCATTTTTCTACTTTTTAATATTTATCAGGCAAGTTATTCATAAAAGATGAAATAAAAGACAAAATTATCTTAAATATTATTCCCTCTAAATTAAATCATATTAATCATTGAAAATAAAAACCATTTTAAGAGAAATTGAACGAAGCAATGAACATTCACAAAAAAAGATATCTTTGTATGATTCAGTATAGATTTTGAAGAACAACCAAGTCATTATATTATGAATAAAGAAGCTCTAATAGATAAATATAACGTTCCCGTACCACGATATACCAGTTACCCAACGGTTCCGTTCTGGGGAAACGAAACGCCTGATGTCAAGCAATGGTTCAAACATGTAAAACGCTGTTTTACAGAGTCGAACCAGACGAAAGGGATTAGTATTTATATTCATCTGCCATACTGCGAGAGGCTTTGCACCTATTGTGCCTGCACAAAAGTGATAACCAGAGACCACAAGGTTGAGGACTCATATATTGATGCCCTTTTACAAGAATGGCAAATCTATTTGAATGAATTCGATGAAAAACCGATACTAAGGGAACTTCATCTTGGAGGAGGAACGCCAACCTTCTTTAGTCCCGAAAATCTGAAACGATTAATCAATGGTATCAAGTCAGAATCTGAGCTTCATCCTGAATATGAATTCAGTTTCGAAGGGCACCCCAACAATACAACGCGCGAGCACATGCAAGCACTATACGAAGTTGGTTTCAGACGAGTAAGTTTTGGCGTTCAGGATTTTGACCCGGAGGTTCAAAGAGTCATCAATCGACTTCAATCCTACGAAACGGTTAAAGAGGTAACTGAAATTGCACGAGAAATCGGCTATCATTCGGTTAATTACGATTTGATTTATGGTCTTCCTAAACAAAAATTAAGCTCAGTAAAAGATACCTTCGATAAAGTTTCAGAGCTAAAACCTGACCGAATAGCTTATTACTCATACGCTCATGTACCATGGAAAAGTAAAGGACAGCGTTTGTTTACCGAAGAAGATATTCCAAACAGTGCTGGAAAAAGAGCTTTATATGACTTAGGGAAAGAGAAACTTGCTGAACTAGGCTACGATGATGTGGGAATGGACCACTTCTCGCTACCACATGACAACCTATATCAAGCTAAAATTGAGAAGCGTCTTCACCGAAACTTCATGGGCTATAATACATCTCATACTGAGCTTTTGATTGGGTTAGGTGCCTCATCTATTTCTGATGCAAAATATGCTTACGCTCAAAATCCAAAAGAGATACACCTATACAAAGCCGCCTCTGAAAAAGGCGAATTAGACTTAGTTAAAGCCTGTAACCTTACGGATGAAGATTTAGAAGTAAAAAAAGCCATCCTTGACATTTCGTGCAGAAGAGAATTGGTGTTCTCAAATGAATTAAAACCTTACTTGCCCAAAACCATTGAAAGTGAATTGCAGATAATGGCTGACGAAGGCATCTTAACATTCGACTCTGAAAAATTAGAAGTGACTGATTTAGGTATGACTTTCTTGCGCAACATCTGCAAGTTATTCGATAATCGACTTAGAAATGCCAAAGCCGGTGAGAGTAATATGTTTTCAAAAGCCATCTAATTTTGTAGCTTTACATAGCAATAGTGTATTGTTATCTAAAATGTCAGCAAAATGATCAACAAGCTTAAAACCCACTTCAATGACCTGATGAATTTCCTAAGTCAGGGTGTTTGGAGTATGCGATTAAAAGATTTATCCGGTTCTCGTTATCTTCTAATGAGACAGTTACGAATCTATTTATTAGCAATCAAAGGGTTTTACGAGGATAAGTGTCAGTTGAGAGCCTCAGCTCTCACCTTTTATTCTCTGCTATCTGTTGTTCCCGTCTTAGCCATGTTTTTTGGTATTGCCAAAGGATTTGGCATGGAAAAACTTCTCGAAAAGGAGTTAACCAAAAGCCTTTCCGGGCAAGAAGAAGTTCTGAGTTGGTTGATTGAATTTGCAAACAAAATGCTTGAGAATACCAAAGGAACATTGATTGCAGGTTTGGGTTTTGCCATTTTATTTTGGTCCGTTATTAAGGTTCTTAGTAATATAGAAGAAGCATTTAATGACGTTTGGCAGATAAAAAAAAGCAGAACATGGGGGCGAAAATTCTCCGACTACACATCCATCATGATCTTTGGTCCCATTCTTTTGATTGGCTCCAGTGCTGTAACGGTTTTCATCAAATCCAAAATTGGAGAAGTCATTGTAGGAAACAGTATTCTCGAAGCTATTGGGCCCGTAATTGTAACATTAATAAATTTAATCCCTTACTTTCTGGTTTGGATCCTTTTCACAGGTATTTATGCCTTTATGCCCAATACCCGGGTAAAATTCAAATCTGCTATACTCGCTGGTATTGTAGCTGGTACAATCTACCAACTATTGCAAATTGGCTACATCGAGTTTCAAGGAAGAGTGACCTCATACAATGCCATATACGGTAGCTTTGCAGCCTTACCTCTCTTTCTTATTTGGCTACAATTAAGTTGGCTTGTCGTGCTCTTTGGGGCTGAAATATCATTTGCTGAGCAGAATGTCGAGAGTTATGAATTTGAGGCTGAATCAACTCAGATTTCGCATAGTTTCCGCCGATTACTCAGTTTAATTGTAGTTCATAAAATCATCCAAAACTTTACTCAGGATAAACGCCCATACCGAGCCAAGGATATTTCTCAGGAACTCGAAATGCCAATTCGTTTAACACGAGAAATCATCTTTAATCTGGTCAATTGTGGTTTACTTTCGGAACTTACTACCGGAAGGGATAAAGAAACAGCTTATGCACCAGCCTTTGATATTGCAGACATGAGCTTAAACAGAGTCGTCAATTCTCTGGAAGACTATGGCTCGGATGATATTCCTGTGAAAAGAAATAGGGTATTTGACACCTTAACTCATCATATTAATGAGTACAAGATAAAATTTGAAAAAGAAAGTGGAAATGTGCTGTTGAAGGATGTTGAGATCGATTGATAATTTGTTTGACTATGAAATGTAAGATGTAAATGGGAAGACTCAATATCTAAAATTGAAACAACTGGACCCATCACATTTCCATCTATTGAATTGATTTAAAAGACAAGGACTTGAAATTTAAATATTAATCCTAAATTAAATCCTCATGATTCGATTCCTATCAGTACTCATCACAAGTGTCCTACTCAGCACGTCTTGTTGTCTTAAAAGAGATAAAACAGTTCAAACGCCTTGCCCCCAAGAGAAGAAAGAATATCCGGAACGGGTTGAATTTTATGCTCCGGATTCACTCAAAATCTCGGCTCTCCTTTATCAAATTGATGACAGTTCGCCTTTCATTTTACTTTGTCATCAGGCACGTTTCAATAAATTTGAATATGCAGGCATTGCCGAGCGCCTAAATAATATGGGGTTCAATTGTATGGCGATAGACCAGCGATCAGGAGGACCAATTGGCAATCAGCAAAACCTGACCAGCCTAAGAGCTCTAAAACTCGGCAAATCCATTGATTATCTTGATGCCGAACAGGATATCAGAGCTGCCATTCGTTATGCAAATACTAAATTCAACACAAAAGTCATTCTATGGGGAAGCTCCTATTCTTCAACCCTGGCCTTATATTTGGCTGCTGAAATGGATGAAGTTAGCTATGTATTGGCCTTTAGTCCAGGAAATTATTTTGCCGACAGAAAAGGGAGCCTCATCGATGTTTTAAGTGAGTTTGATAAGCCTCTGTTTTTAACGAGTTCAAAACAGGAAGCAAAATCAGTCGGTCAACTACTAAGCAAACACAAACTTGTCGAAAATCAAGTTCAGTTTATTCCCAAAGGCAATGGCCATCATGGCTCAAGGGTTTTGTGGATCAACCAAATTGACGGTGAAGAATATTGGCTGGCAGTCGCACTTTTCTTAAAACAACTGAAATAAAAAAGAGGGCGTTCTGAATGAACGCCCTCTCCTATTTTATATTTCGAATAGATTAAAATTCGATGATTGTATTCCAGTTATGCTTGTCTTCAATTGTTCCGTACTGAATTCCGCGTAGTGTTTCATACAATTTGAAGCTAGTTTTTCCAGCCTCATCACCATAGAAATAATCCACTTTATTATCTGCATCAACAATCTTACGAATTGGAGAAATAACCGCAGCAGTACCACAAGCACCTGCCTCGGTAAAGTCAGCTAATTCCTCAACAGTAATCTGTCTGCGCTCTACGTTCATTCCCAAATCTTCAGCAATCTGACACAAACTTTTGTTTGTAATTGAAGGCAAAATTGAATTTGACTTTGGAGTTACATAAGTGTTGTCTTTAATTCCGAAAAAGTTAGCAGGACCACACTCATCAATGTATTTCTTTTCTTTTGCATCAAGGAATAATACAGCAGAATATCCTTCATCATGAGCACGTGTTCCACCTCTTAAAGATGAAGCATAGTTTCCACCCACTTTGATTGTACCTGTTCCCTGAGGAGCTGCACGATCGTACTCGCGATAAATCACGTAATCAGTTGGTTTGAAACCTTCTTTGAAATATGGACCTACTGGCATTACAAATACTGCAAAAGTATACTCGCTTGCAGGGCTTACGCCAACTTGAGCACCATTACCAAAAAGAACCGGGCGAATATAAAGAGAAGCACCTGACTCATATGGAGGAATCCATCTTTCGTTCAGTTTGATCGCTTTAATGACAGCTTCTTCAAACAATTCCAATGGCATTTCAGCCATCATGATACCATGAGATGAACTTTGAAGACGTTTTCCGTTCTCATCGATACGGAACACTCGTACTTTTCCATCCGGGCCTTTAAATGCTTTTAAACCTTCGAAAGCTTGCTGTCCGTAATGCAATCCGGTAGCAGCAATATGTACATTTACCTGATCAGATGAAGAAACTTCTAATTCTCCCCATTTTCCATCACGGTAGTGACAACGAACATTATAATCAGTTTTGGTATAACCAAAGCCAAATTCTTTCCAGTTTATATTTTCCATCTTTCGTTAAGAATTTTACGATTAGTAAAGGATATTTGTTGTGTTTTTGTTCTTTTAAGTATAAAATATACAATACAAAGATATCAAGATATTTGATCTTTTCACCTTCAATTTGTTTGATTTTCGTCTATTCTACTTTCAATTCAACAAAATATCCGTTGTGTTTCCGAATATTTATAACTTTACCGCCATCAAACATTAAATACTGTCCTTTTATCCCCTTCAACTCGCCTTCATATGAATCAAGCTTATCAAAACTAAAGCTTGTAATTTTTTCAGGATATTGCTCTACAGGATAATTCAGTTCATAAACATCTTCTTCGGGACTCACATATTGCTGAAGCTCGGGATGTAACAAATCAACAGCTTTTTGCTTCTCCATTTTTAAATCAACTGAGACCTCTCCCTGATCCTTAAGCATCGCTCTCCAATTGGTCTTATCAGCAAAGTGCTCTTTTAAGGCAACCTCAATCACACCAGCGATATGTCGATTCGGCGTTTTAGCAAGCTTTATAGCTCTTACCGCTCCTTGAT
It encodes:
- the atpF gene encoding F0F1 ATP synthase subunit B → MGLVTPELGTFIWMFIAFATVFFLLKKYAWPSIVDAIEERNDSIKEALLSAEKAKEEMAKLQADNQKILKEARRERENMLKEAKELGEQIVGEAKKKASEEAEKVVESARQAIESDKVAALGEIKKQVASLSVEIAEKVLRRQFEDDQQQKDYFQDLMKDVNIN
- the atpE gene encoding ATP synthase F0 subunit C, which codes for MITLSIILQAAANVALAKFGAAIGAGLAAIAAGIGIGKIGGSALESIARQPEAAGDIRSNMIVSAALIEGAAFFAIIICLLAIVL
- the atpB gene encoding F0F1 ATP synthase subunit A, which translates into the protein MKHIHRLLLIAFFFTCLTPAFASVSDEHEHETHQESHKKEKFEPGNFIMDHIADSYDWHVFSYGDFHFTAPLPVIVYSEHSGFHVFMSSKFHHGHASYKGFELAKEGEYRGKVVEMVNGHQVRPFDVSMTKNVVAMLISMVFLLLIFISVAKTYNRRKGQAPKGLQAYLEPIIVFVIDEIAKPAIGEKKYKKFVPFLLTIFFFIWLNNMMGLVPFLPGGANVTGNITITMVLALFTFIITTVNGNKNYWKHIFNTPGVPWWLKFPVPLMPLVELMGVFTKPFVLMVRLFANITAGHMIVLAFISLIFIFGEMSPALGMGTSVVSVFFVIFMDVLELLVALIQAYVFTLLSALYFGMAVEEHH
- a CDS encoding AtpZ/AtpI family protein, whose protein sequence is MKKKPSNKIDAEKKKRQLREAARYSGLAFQMIAIILLVLFAGMQADKYLENDFPGFTVLGAFLGVILSLYIALKDFFKKDS
- a CDS encoding bactofilin family protein, encoding MSRNNEVQTTAVNLVCDGTSINGDIEASRDIRIDGFVKGKIIVKGKVVVGPTGKVEGDITCQTIDVSGRIEGNIHVSELISLKSSALILGNINTVKISVEPGAKFTGTCKMGNEAVVKDEKKAVK
- a CDS encoding redoxin domain-containing protein, with the translated sequence MSLFVIPLQAQEKQAKFYDFKLNSLSGEEVPMSSYKGKVVLVVNTASKCGLTPQYEGLEAMYEKYKDQGLVILGFPCNQFLGQEPGSSTEIAEFCHKNYGVSFPMFEKIEVRGENAHPLYKMLTSQKPFRGFDDSTSGQKFKSFLSEKFPEIYEGNGIKWNFTKFIIDRSGKLVRRIEPNIAPKDFEKEIAAMLKDL
- the hemN gene encoding oxygen-independent coproporphyrinogen III oxidase, which produces MNKEALIDKYNVPVPRYTSYPTVPFWGNETPDVKQWFKHVKRCFTESNQTKGISIYIHLPYCERLCTYCACTKVITRDHKVEDSYIDALLQEWQIYLNEFDEKPILRELHLGGGTPTFFSPENLKRLINGIKSESELHPEYEFSFEGHPNNTTREHMQALYEVGFRRVSFGVQDFDPEVQRVINRLQSYETVKEVTEIAREIGYHSVNYDLIYGLPKQKLSSVKDTFDKVSELKPDRIAYYSYAHVPWKSKGQRLFTEEDIPNSAGKRALYDLGKEKLAELGYDDVGMDHFSLPHDNLYQAKIEKRLHRNFMGYNTSHTELLIGLGASSISDAKYAYAQNPKEIHLYKAASEKGELDLVKACNLTDEDLEVKKAILDISCRRELVFSNELKPYLPKTIESELQIMADEGILTFDSEKLEVTDLGMTFLRNICKLFDNRLRNAKAGESNMFSKAI
- a CDS encoding YihY/virulence factor BrkB family protein; the protein is MINKLKTHFNDLMNFLSQGVWSMRLKDLSGSRYLLMRQLRIYLLAIKGFYEDKCQLRASALTFYSLLSVVPVLAMFFGIAKGFGMEKLLEKELTKSLSGQEEVLSWLIEFANKMLENTKGTLIAGLGFAILFWSVIKVLSNIEEAFNDVWQIKKSRTWGRKFSDYTSIMIFGPILLIGSSAVTVFIKSKIGEVIVGNSILEAIGPVIVTLINLIPYFLVWILFTGIYAFMPNTRVKFKSAILAGIVAGTIYQLLQIGYIEFQGRVTSYNAIYGSFAALPLFLIWLQLSWLVVLFGAEISFAEQNVESYEFEAESTQISHSFRRLLSLIVVHKIIQNFTQDKRPYRAKDISQELEMPIRLTREIIFNLVNCGLLSELTTGRDKETAYAPAFDIADMSLNRVVNSLEDYGSDDIPVKRNRVFDTLTHHINEYKIKFEKESGNVLLKDVEID
- a CDS encoding branched-chain amino acid aminotransferase, giving the protein MENINWKEFGFGYTKTDYNVRCHYRDGKWGELEVSSSDQVNVHIAATGLHYGQQAFEGLKAFKGPDGKVRVFRIDENGKRLQSSSHGIMMAEMPLELFEEAVIKAIKLNERWIPPYESGASLYIRPVLFGNGAQVGVSPASEYTFAVFVMPVGPYFKEGFKPTDYVIYREYDRAAPQGTGTIKVGGNYASSLRGGTRAHDEGYSAVLFLDAKEKKYIDECGPANFFGIKDNTYVTPKSNSILPSITNKSLCQIAEDLGMNVERRQITVEELADFTEAGACGTAAVISPIRKIVDADNKVDYFYGDEAGKTSFKLYETLRGIQYGTIEDKHNWNTIIEF
- a CDS encoding DUF2797 domain-containing protein, which gives rise to MMLYKGNLLKMRTQLKDVITYELPIGDAFVDMNRLIGKKLTWTYLHQINCVHCGKQTKTSFSQGYCYTCFKSLPETDASIMNPELDESHLGISRDMEWSKEHALKPHYVYLAYSSNLKVGVTRESQIPTRWIDQGAVRAIKLAKTPNRHIAGVIEVALKEHFADKTNWRAMLKDQGEVSVDLKMEKQKAVDLLHPELQQYVSPEEDVYELNYPVEQYPEKITSFSFDKLDSYEGELKGIKGQYLMFDGGKVINIRKHNGYFVELKVE